From Argopecten irradians isolate NY chromosome 2, Ai_NY, whole genome shotgun sequence, the proteins below share one genomic window:
- the LOC138315579 gene encoding Y+L amino acid transporter 2-like, translating to MGKEETASVSSSDASDTVKLKKELGLHNGVAIIVGVIIGGGIFISPKGVLQEAGSVGLSLIIWVLCGLISLIGAMCYAELGTMILKSGADYAYIRTAFGNLPAFLYLWVAIIIILPTGNAITALTFAEYILEPLFPCESPQYAIQLLAALCITLLTFINCVNVKWAARVQDIFTVTKIAALIIIIITGMVYLYIGDRESYEDPFKGSTTEPGNFALAFYSGLFSYAGWNYLNFVTEEIKDPYKNLPRAIGISLPLVTVIYTLANIAYFAVLTPMEMLKSDAIAVTFADRTLGVMAWTMPVFVACSTFGGLNGAIFTSARLFFVGARQGHLPGFLATINYKFYTPLPALVFGCIMSLIMLCWNDIYALINYASFVESSFIGISIAGMLYMRYKHPDWERPIKVHIFFPCFFMVICLFLFIMPLTASPMECFMGLLMVATGIPVYILGVMWEKKPEAFKVLTEKFTKLTQKMFLSVREELKED from the exons ATGGGGAAAGAGGAAACAGCGTCCGTTTCTTCGTCTGATGCTTCAGATACTGTGAAACTAAAGAAGGAGCTCGGTCTTCACAATGGAGTGGCGATCATTGTCGGAGTCATTATTGGTGGTGGTATCTTTATATCGCCAAAAGGCGTGCTTCAAGAGGCTGGGTCTGTCGGCCTATCTCTGATAATATGGGTACTGTGTGGTCTCATTTCTCTTATTGGGGCTATGTGTTACGCCGAACTGGGAACCATGATTTTGAAATCTGGTGCTGACTATGCATATATTCGCACGGCTTTTGGTAATTTGCCGGCATTTCTGTATCTTTGGGtggcaataataattattttaccCACAGGCAACGCCATAACGGCATTGACTTTTGCCGAGTATATACTCGAACCCTTGTTTCCATGTGAATCGCCACAATATGCCATTCAACTATTAGCTGCACTATGTATTA CACTTCTTACATTCATCAATTGTGTTAATGTGAAATGGGCAGCCCGAGTCCAAGACATCTTCACGGTTACAAAAATCGCAGCTCtgatcattatcatcatcacagGAATGGTCTACCTTTATATTG GTGACAGAGAAAGTTATGAAGATCCATTTAAGGGCTCTACCACTGAACCTGGGAACTTTGCTCTAGCTTTCTACTCTGGCCTTTTCTCATATGCAGGATG GAACTACCTGAACTTTGTGACCGAGGAAATCAAGGATCCATACAA AAATTTACCCCGAGCCATTGGTATTTCGTTGCCGTTGGTGACCGTTATCTATACCCTGGCCAATATTGCCTACTTTGCAGTACTTACACCTATGGAGATGTTGAAATCTGACGCTATAGCTGTG ACATTTGCTGATCGAACTCTGGGAGTGATGGCTTGGACAATGCCTGTGTTTGTAGCTTGTTCAACCTTTGGAGGCCTTAATGGAGCTATCTTTACTTCAGCTAG GTTGTTTTTTGTTGGTGCTCGACAAGGTCATTTGCCTGGTTTCTTAGCGACAATTAACTACAAATTCTACACACCTCTTCCTGCGCTAGTTTTTGGA TGTATCATGTCGCTCATTATGCTGTGTTGGAATGACATTTACGCATTAATAAACTACGCCAGTTTTGTGGAGTCATCCTTTATTGGAATCAGTATAGCAGGCATGTTGTACATGCGGTATAAACACCCAGACTGGGAGCGGCCCATCAAG GTACATATATTCTTCCCCTGTTTCTTCATGGTGATCTGCCTGTTCCTGTTTATCATGCCCCTGACGGCCAGTCCTATGGAATGTTTTATGGGTCTATTAATGGTCGCTACAGGAATCCCTGTCTACATCCTAGGAGTCATGTGGGAAAAGAAACCAGAGGCCTTTAAAGTTCTAACTG aaaaattcACCAAGTTAACACAAAAGATGTTCTTGAGTGTCAGGGAAGAACTGAAAGAAGACTAA